In Macadamia integrifolia cultivar HAES 741 chromosome 13, SCU_Mint_v3, whole genome shotgun sequence, one DNA window encodes the following:
- the LOC122058668 gene encoding trihelix transcription factor GT-2-like isoform X2, with the protein MTDTSFPDPVTPFPDAGELLYGHRTALYSFPEMELPSQSPLQKLRPIRGGNRRDSSMEYTDFPSGSLTHCNGTAVATLSEIEFQPQLPPQKLNLVTGSDAYPLGGCDLLMSTDEVELQEQEGDAGKRWPEAEILALMEIRSEMDSEFRDENPKEPLWEIVSRKLGRLGYHRDSEKCKEKFESIYKYYKRTKERQVGSQASNACKYLNELGALHYPDNNNNNNPIAETALLDKTRNQDDISEPKNRKRKRKTRKKLQHFLESQLKKVLKKQEQMHKQLIEIMEKREKDWIVREEAWRQQEMERMKRDKEMRAQETSRNIALISFIQKILGKESYIPQSPETLYLEEENQNEECDKKDNKFDPNGRRWPKSEVQALITLRASMDFKFRSTGPKASAWEEVSLAMASMGYGRSATKCKEKWENINKYFKRTMESGKKRPENARTCPYFYELDTLYKNGLINPGNAPAIIKNENGDSKEGKQ; encoded by the exons ATGACAGACACAAGCTTCCCCGACCCTGTCACACCATTTCCCGATGCCGGAGAACTACTTTACGGTCATCGGACTGCCCTCTACTCTTTCCCTGAAATGGAATTACCATCTCAGTCGCCGCTTCAGAAGCTCCGTCCGATCAGAGGAGGCAACAGGAGAGATTCTTCAATGGAATATACGGATTTTCCATCTGGAAGCCTTACTCACTGTAACGGGACGGCCGTTGCGACCTTGTCTGAGATAGAGTTTCAGCCTCAGCTACCACCACAGAAACTCAATTTAGTTACGGGGAGCGATGCTTATCCGCTAGGGGGTTGCGATTTATTGATGAGTACAGATGAAGTAGAGTTGCAGGAACAAGAGGGTGACGCTGGAAAGAGATGGCCGGAGGCGGAGATACTAGCGTTGATGGAAATCCGGTCCGAGATGGATTCTGAGTTTAGGGATGAAAACCCCAAGGAGCCTCTATGGGAAATTGTATCCAG GAAGCTTGGGAGACTGGGATACCACAGAGATTCTGAGAAATGCAAAGAGAAATTTGAAAGCATTTACAAGTATTACAAGAGAACCAAAGAAAGACAAGTGGGCAGTCAAGCTAGTAATGCTTGCAAGTACTTAAATGAACTTGGAGCTCTGCATTATccagacaacaacaacaacaacaacccaaTAGCTGAAACTGCATTACTGGATAAGACTAGAAACCAAG ACGACATCTCAGAACCAAAAAAtcggaaaaggaaaagaaaaacaaggaagaagTTACAGCATTTCTTAGAAAGTCAATTGAAAAAAGTGCTTAAGAAGCAAGAGCAGATGCACAAGCAGTTGATAGAGAtaatggagaagagggagaaagattGGATCGTCAGAGAAGAAGCATGGAGGCAGCAGGAGATGGAGAGGATGAAAAGGGATAAGGAAATGAGGGCGCAAGAGACTTCTCGCAACATTGCCCTGATTTCCTTTATACAAAAGATCTTGGGTAAGGAATCCTACATCCCTCAATCCCCAGAAACCTTGTACCTGGAAGAAGAAAATCAGAACGAAGAATGTGACAAGAAAGATAACAAGTTTGATCCAAACGGCAGGCGATGGCCAAAATCTGAGGTACAGGCACTAATCACCCTCAGAGCCTCAATGGACTTTAAGTTTCGGAGTACTGGCCCAAAAGCTTCTGCATGGGAAGAGGTATCTCTCGCAATGGCATCTATGGGTTACGGTCGAAGTGCAACAAAGTGTAAAGAGAAGTGGGAAAATATTAACAAGTACTTCAAGAGAACAATGGAGAGCGGCAAGAAACGACCAGAAAATGCGAGGACTTGCCCATACTTTTATGAATTGGATACCTTGTACAAAAATGGACTCATTAATCCAGGAAATGCCCCTGcaattataaaaaatgaaaacggGGACAGCAAGGAGGGGAAACAGTGA
- the LOC122058668 gene encoding trihelix transcription factor GTL1-like isoform X1 encodes MTDTSFPDPVTPFPDAGELLYGHRTALYSFPEMELPSQSPLQKLRPIRGGNRRDSSMEYTDFPSGSLTHCNGTAVATLSEIEFQPQLPPQKLNLVTGSDAYPLGGCDLLMSTDEVELQEQEGDAGKRWPEAEILALMEIRSEMDSEFRDENPKEPLWEIVSRKLGRLGYHRDSEKCKEKFESIYKYYKRTKERQVGSQASNACKYLNELGALHYPDNNNNNNPIAETALLDKTRNQGLYPVEVPSQMVRLGTDSIDFSADFSSCSSSDDSTSDDISEPKNRKRKRKTRKKLQHFLESQLKKVLKKQEQMHKQLIEIMEKREKDWIVREEAWRQQEMERMKRDKEMRAQETSRNIALISFIQKILGKESYIPQSPETLYLEEENQNEECDKKDNKFDPNGRRWPKSEVQALITLRASMDFKFRSTGPKASAWEEVSLAMASMGYGRSATKCKEKWENINKYFKRTMESGKKRPENARTCPYFYELDTLYKNGLINPGNAPAIIKNENGDSKEGKQ; translated from the exons ATGACAGACACAAGCTTCCCCGACCCTGTCACACCATTTCCCGATGCCGGAGAACTACTTTACGGTCATCGGACTGCCCTCTACTCTTTCCCTGAAATGGAATTACCATCTCAGTCGCCGCTTCAGAAGCTCCGTCCGATCAGAGGAGGCAACAGGAGAGATTCTTCAATGGAATATACGGATTTTCCATCTGGAAGCCTTACTCACTGTAACGGGACGGCCGTTGCGACCTTGTCTGAGATAGAGTTTCAGCCTCAGCTACCACCACAGAAACTCAATTTAGTTACGGGGAGCGATGCTTATCCGCTAGGGGGTTGCGATTTATTGATGAGTACAGATGAAGTAGAGTTGCAGGAACAAGAGGGTGACGCTGGAAAGAGATGGCCGGAGGCGGAGATACTAGCGTTGATGGAAATCCGGTCCGAGATGGATTCTGAGTTTAGGGATGAAAACCCCAAGGAGCCTCTATGGGAAATTGTATCCAG GAAGCTTGGGAGACTGGGATACCACAGAGATTCTGAGAAATGCAAAGAGAAATTTGAAAGCATTTACAAGTATTACAAGAGAACCAAAGAAAGACAAGTGGGCAGTCAAGCTAGTAATGCTTGCAAGTACTTAAATGAACTTGGAGCTCTGCATTATccagacaacaacaacaacaacaacccaaTAGCTGAAACTGCATTACTGGATAAGACTAGAAACCAAGGTTTGTACCCTGTCGAGGTCCCATCCCAAATGGTCAGACTTGGAACCGACTCAATTGATTTTTCCGCTGATTTCagctcttgttcttcttctgacGATTCAACATCAGACGACATCTCAGAACCAAAAAAtcggaaaaggaaaagaaaaacaaggaagaagTTACAGCATTTCTTAGAAAGTCAATTGAAAAAAGTGCTTAAGAAGCAAGAGCAGATGCACAAGCAGTTGATAGAGAtaatggagaagagggagaaagattGGATCGTCAGAGAAGAAGCATGGAGGCAGCAGGAGATGGAGAGGATGAAAAGGGATAAGGAAATGAGGGCGCAAGAGACTTCTCGCAACATTGCCCTGATTTCCTTTATACAAAAGATCTTGGGTAAGGAATCCTACATCCCTCAATCCCCAGAAACCTTGTACCTGGAAGAAGAAAATCAGAACGAAGAATGTGACAAGAAAGATAACAAGTTTGATCCAAACGGCAGGCGATGGCCAAAATCTGAGGTACAGGCACTAATCACCCTCAGAGCCTCAATGGACTTTAAGTTTCGGAGTACTGGCCCAAAAGCTTCTGCATGGGAAGAGGTATCTCTCGCAATGGCATCTATGGGTTACGGTCGAAGTGCAACAAAGTGTAAAGAGAAGTGGGAAAATATTAACAAGTACTTCAAGAGAACAATGGAGAGCGGCAAGAAACGACCAGAAAATGCGAGGACTTGCCCATACTTTTATGAATTGGATACCTTGTACAAAAATGGACTCATTAATCCAGGAAATGCCCCTGcaattataaaaaatgaaaacggGGACAGCAAGGAGGGGAAACAGTGA